Proteins from a genomic interval of Rhodothermus marinus:
- a CDS encoding RsmD family RNA methyltransferase, with translation MRIIAGRFRRKTLRAPKGHLTRPTTDRTRESLFHLVESRMDLEGADVLDLFAGTGALGLEAISRGAVAVTFVELQGPVLVCARENARALGVEDACEFIRGDAVEYLRRYSGPPFDLILADPPYDLPELPQLPELAFPHLKPHGLFILEHDKRHNFEGHPHLDTSRRYGRTIVSVFRPQPVER, from the coding sequence ATGCGGATCATTGCCGGACGATTTCGCCGTAAAACGCTGCGGGCACCCAAGGGACACCTGACCCGCCCCACCACCGACCGCACGCGCGAGTCACTCTTCCATCTGGTCGAAAGCCGGATGGACCTGGAGGGTGCCGACGTGCTCGATCTGTTTGCCGGCACCGGCGCGCTCGGGCTGGAGGCCATCAGCCGGGGCGCGGTAGCCGTGACGTTCGTCGAACTACAGGGGCCGGTGCTGGTCTGCGCCCGAGAAAACGCACGGGCGCTGGGCGTCGAGGATGCCTGTGAATTCATTCGGGGCGACGCCGTCGAGTACCTGCGCCGTTACAGCGGGCCGCCCTTCGACCTGATTCTGGCCGATCCGCCCTACGATCTGCCCGAGCTGCCGCAGCTTCCGGAGCTGGCATTCCCTCACCTGAAGCCGCACGGCCTGTTTATCCTTGAGCACGACAAGCGCCATAACTTCGAGGGCCATCCGCATCTGGATACCAGCCGACGCTACGGTCGCACGATCGTCTCGGTGTTTCGTCCGCAACCCGTCGAACGCTGA
- the coaD gene encoding pantetheine-phosphate adenylyltransferase, with the protein MRERLALYPGSFDPFTYGHLDIVERALRIFDRVEVTVAVNIGKEPLFSIEERCELIRQCTAHLDRVEVVAFEGLLVDHARARGATALVRGLRQVSDFEYEFRMAFANRRLYPELETVFLMTSEEYAMISSSIVREIHRWGGDVSLFVPPPVVEALRKKRAAR; encoded by the coding sequence ATGCGTGAACGCCTGGCCCTCTACCCCGGCTCGTTCGATCCGTTCACCTACGGCCATCTCGACATCGTCGAGCGTGCGCTTCGGATCTTCGACCGGGTAGAGGTGACCGTGGCGGTCAACATCGGCAAGGAGCCGCTGTTTTCCATCGAGGAACGCTGTGAGCTGATCCGTCAGTGCACGGCGCACCTGGACCGCGTCGAGGTGGTGGCTTTCGAGGGGCTGCTGGTCGATCACGCGCGAGCCCGCGGCGCCACGGCGCTGGTGCGCGGATTGCGTCAGGTGAGCGATTTTGAGTACGAATTTCGCATGGCGTTTGCCAACCGTCGCCTGTACCCCGAACTGGAAACGGTTTTCTTGATGACCTCCGAAGAATATGCAATGATCAGCTCTTCGATCGTGCGCGAGATCCATCGCTGGGGCGGCGACGTGAGCCTGTTCGTGCCGCCGCCCGTTGTTGAAGCGCTGCGGAAGAAACGTGCAGCCCGTTGA
- a CDS encoding pyridoxal phosphate-dependent aminotransferase yields MSLQLDTFNPRVMAVQPSATLAMTARAKQLRREGKPVISLSAGEPDFDTPAPIAEAAIQAIREGFTHYTENAGMLELREAICRKLAEENGLTYEPDQILCTNGAKQAVAMAIEVLCRPEDEVLIPAPYWVSYPEMVRLAGATPVILPTSVETGYRLTPEQLEAAITERTRLLILCSPSNPTGTVYAPEELEALADVLRRHEHVYVLSDEIYEYILFDARHVSFASLPGMKERTITVNGFSKGFAMTGWRLGYLAAERPIVKAAAKVQSQFTSAPCSISQKAGLAALQMDKGPIREMVAAFRQRRDFMLERLQAIDGITCPKPEGAFYLFPQVSAFYGRRTPDGRTITDSESLCLYLLEQCHVALVPGQAFGDPNGVRISYAASMENLAEAMRRIEAGLAALQ; encoded by the coding sequence ATGTCGCTGCAGCTCGACACGTTCAATCCCCGGGTGATGGCCGTGCAGCCGTCGGCCACGCTGGCCATGACGGCACGGGCCAAGCAGTTGCGTCGTGAAGGCAAGCCGGTGATCAGTCTGAGCGCCGGTGAGCCGGACTTCGACACACCGGCACCCATCGCCGAGGCCGCCATTCAGGCCATCCGGGAGGGCTTCACACACTACACGGAAAACGCGGGCATGCTCGAGCTCCGCGAGGCCATCTGCCGCAAGCTGGCCGAGGAGAACGGGCTGACCTACGAGCCGGACCAGATCCTCTGCACGAACGGGGCCAAGCAGGCCGTGGCGATGGCCATCGAGGTGCTCTGCCGGCCCGAGGACGAAGTGCTGATCCCGGCGCCTTACTGGGTCAGCTACCCCGAGATGGTCCGGCTGGCCGGGGCCACGCCGGTCATCCTGCCCACCTCGGTCGAAACCGGCTACCGGCTGACGCCGGAGCAGCTGGAGGCGGCCATCACCGAGCGCACGCGTCTGCTGATTCTCTGCTCGCCGTCGAACCCGACGGGGACGGTCTACGCGCCCGAAGAACTGGAGGCGCTGGCCGACGTGCTGCGCCGCCACGAGCACGTCTACGTGCTTTCGGACGAGATCTACGAATACATCCTGTTCGACGCAAGGCACGTGTCGTTTGCGAGCCTGCCCGGCATGAAGGAGCGGACGATCACGGTGAACGGCTTCTCGAAGGGATTCGCCATGACGGGCTGGCGGCTGGGCTATCTGGCGGCCGAGCGGCCCATCGTCAAAGCGGCGGCCAAGGTGCAGAGTCAGTTCACCTCGGCCCCCTGCAGCATCTCGCAGAAGGCCGGGCTGGCCGCGCTGCAGATGGACAAAGGGCCGATCCGGGAAATGGTCGCCGCCTTCCGCCAGCGGCGCGACTTCATGCTGGAGCGGCTGCAGGCCATTGACGGCATCACCTGTCCGAAGCCGGAAGGGGCGTTCTATCTCTTTCCGCAGGTGTCGGCCTTCTACGGGCGGCGCACGCCGGACGGCCGGACGATCACCGACAGCGAGTCGCTCTGCCTGTACCTGCTGGAGCAGTGCCATGTGGCGCTGGTACCCGGCCAGGCCTTCGGCGATCCGAACGGCGTGCGCATCTCGTATGCCGCCTCAATGGAAAACCTGGCCGAGGCCATGCGGCGCATCGAAGCCGGGCTGGCGGCCCTGCAATGA